Part of the Vagococcus jeotgali genome, CTATCTCTTTTATAAAAGGAGTAGGGAATAATTAAAGTTTGTGTCTGGTTAGCAAGAATATAGTCATTATCAATCGTTTGAGCAACTAAGACAAAGTCAGCCAATTCTTCTTTTGTCCAAATATCATCATCTGCTAAATAAATTAAAGATTGATAAAAATTATCTTCTAGAGTTGGTGTTTGAAAGATAAAAAACTCTTCTTTATCAATAATATTTAGTCGTTTGATTATTGTTAAAAAATGTTCTGGGGTGTTATCTAACAAATCATTAGCTATTTCTTTAAAGTAAGTTGACATTTTATATTCTCCTTATTTTTTATTTTCAATAGTCACGTAAAAATCAATCGTTGAATTTTTATCTAGTCCTTTTGCTTCCATATCAACAGCAATCGGCATAGGTTCATCCTCTTTGTAAACAGGTGTCACACGGTAGCGAATCGTCTCACCATTGTCAGCAGCTTTTCGTACCATATTTTCATATTTTGTCATAAAAGGTGTGTTAACGGGATTTTGATAAAGAGTGACTAAGTTTTCCATCTCATCACCTGTACCACCAAGTTGCTTACCAATTAAATGCCCCCTTGAATGATTATTAGGTGCTTTACCTGAAATAAACCCTGGAGGACGAATGGCTTGGTTAGCTGATGTTCCTGTATTTATCATATCAGGTTTTATTAATGCATTTGCCTCAGTCGGACGCCCCTGTTTATCTCTTAATCCGTATTCAATCCAGCCTTTAGTACTATTTTTTAGTTCATAATCAGTAAATGTGGCCGGTCCGTGCTCAATAGGACCTGGATTGTCTCCTTTTTTAGAAGCTTCCTGCTTTGTAGTTTCTTCCTGTTTTGGAATGATGTCATGTAATAGTTCGTCTGGGAAATCAATTTCTAAAAAGGCAAATACTAAAAACGCAATTAAGAGAATCAGTAAATAGGATTTTTCTCCTTTTTTGGGTGATTTT contains:
- a CDS encoding DNA/RNA non-specific endonuclease, with amino-acid sequence MVKKKKSPKKGEKSYLLILLIAFLVFAFLEIDFPDELLHDIIPKQEETTKQEASKKGDNPGPIEHGPATFTDYELKNSTKGWIEYGLRDKQGRPTEANALIKPDMINTGTSANQAIRPPGFISGKAPNNHSRGHLIGKQLGGTGDEMENLVTLYQNPVNTPFMTKYENMVRKAADNGETIRYRVTPVYKEDEPMPIAVDMEAKGLDKNSTIDFYVTIENKK